One part of the Streptomyces nigra genome encodes these proteins:
- the clpS gene encoding ATP-dependent Clp protease adapter ClpS has product MGTVTSPAPLEIERTESAEEVFAVPEPDVPWVTIVHNDPVNLMSYVTYVFQTYFGYSKDKATKLMLDVHHKGRAVVSSGSREEMERDVQAMHGYGLWATLQQDRK; this is encoded by the coding sequence ATGGGCACTGTGACGTCACCCGCTCCCCTAGAGATCGAACGCACCGAGTCGGCGGAGGAAGTGTTCGCCGTCCCCGAGCCCGACGTCCCCTGGGTCACGATCGTGCACAACGACCCGGTCAACCTCATGAGCTACGTGACGTACGTCTTCCAGACGTATTTCGGGTACAGCAAGGACAAGGCCACCAAGCTCATGCTCGACGTCCACCACAAGGGCCGGGCGGTCGTCTCCAGCGGAAGCCGCGAGGAGATGGAACGCGACGTGCAGGCCATGCACGGCTACGGCCTGTGGGCCACCCTTCAGCA
- a CDS encoding isochorismatase family protein — translation MRRALIVVDVQNDFCEGGSLAVAGGADVAAAITELIGQAAGSGYQHVVATRDHHIAPGGHFSAHPDFVRSWPAHCVAGTEGVGFHPNFAPAVASGAIDAVFDKGAYAAAYSGFEGADENGVRLADWLRAREVTEVDVVGIATDHCVRATALDAAREGFRTQVLLDLTAGVSAETTERALEELREAGVELTGKPVVA, via the coding sequence ATGCGCCGCGCCTTGATCGTCGTAGACGTGCAGAACGACTTCTGCGAGGGAGGCAGCCTCGCGGTGGCCGGCGGCGCCGACGTGGCCGCCGCCATCACGGAGCTCATCGGTCAGGCTGCCGGGTCCGGGTACCAGCACGTCGTGGCCACGCGCGACCACCACATCGCGCCGGGCGGGCACTTCTCGGCCCACCCCGACTTCGTCCGCTCCTGGCCGGCGCACTGCGTGGCGGGCACCGAGGGCGTGGGCTTCCACCCGAACTTCGCGCCCGCGGTCGCCTCCGGCGCGATCGACGCTGTCTTCGACAAGGGGGCCTACGCCGCGGCGTACAGCGGGTTCGAGGGCGCCGACGAGAACGGCGTACGGCTCGCTGACTGGCTGCGAGCCAGGGAGGTCACCGAGGTGGACGTCGTGGGCATCGCGACCGACCACTGTGTGCGGGCCACCGCGCTGGACGCGGCGCGCGAGGGGTTCCGTACGCAGGTGCTGCTGGACCTGACCGCCGGGGTGTCCGCCGAGACCACGGAACGGGCCCTGGAGGAGCTGCGCGAGGCCGGTGTGGAGCTGACCGGCAAGCCCGTCGTGGCATAG
- a CDS encoding immune inhibitor A domain-containing protein, producing the protein MTSRPWTFRTAATAVALATAAATFSTFAVAQADEGAPASVDRRDPADRQHADHDLEGPLSKTVEAQRQEALNQVISGKAKVKSRDGSKVVELKSKKGDSKYVELGREKTDKIFTILVEFGDQISEFGGTPGPLHNQIAKPDPKKDNSTAWKADYDRKHFQDMYFGTGKNTESVKKYYEKQSSGRYSVDGEVSDWVKVPYNEARYGNNACGDSNCSSVWNIVSDGLNAWVAQQKAAGRTDAQIKADVAEYDQWDRYDFDGDGDFNEPDGYIDHFQVVHAGEDESAGGGAQGTDAIWAHRWYAFGTDAGATGPADNKLGGAQIGSTGIWVGDYTVQPENGGLGVYAHEYGHDLGLPDLYDTQGGENSTGFWTLMSSGSWLGTGKKEIGDLPGDMTAWDKLQLGWLKYDTAKAATNSWHKLGVAEYNTKHKQALVVELPKKKVTTEIVQPAQGENQWWSGSGDSLSNTLSRSVDLTGKTAASLTLDGWWDIEAGYDYLYTEVSTDGGANWTALDGTADGTALGKDASGKPAIDGTSGAWKKLVFPLDAYAGKKVDLRFRYQTDGGVAQKGFAADNIAVTADGSAVFSDDAESADDAWAKKGFSRIGASITDDYAQYYIAENRQYVSYDKTLKTGPYNFGFSTTRPDWVEHYAYQNGLLIWKWDTSQLDNNTSQHPGAGLILPVDSHPTQLKWTNGTLMRNRIQAYDSPFSTFRTDGMTLHNADVAAKIPSRPGVGVFNDRTNTYYDASNPSAGVKITDTNTKIKIVKEAKDGSTIELEVGPAAK; encoded by the coding sequence GTGACCAGTAGACCCTGGACGTTCCGTACGGCGGCGACCGCCGTCGCGCTCGCGACAGCCGCGGCGACGTTCTCGACCTTCGCGGTGGCTCAGGCCGACGAAGGCGCACCGGCCTCCGTGGACCGCCGTGACCCGGCGGACCGGCAGCACGCCGACCACGACCTCGAAGGCCCCCTGAGCAAGACGGTCGAGGCGCAGCGGCAGGAAGCCCTCAACCAGGTCATCTCCGGCAAGGCCAAGGTCAAGAGCCGCGACGGCTCGAAGGTCGTCGAGCTCAAGAGCAAGAAGGGCGACAGCAAGTACGTCGAGCTGGGCCGGGAGAAGACCGACAAGATCTTCACGATCCTGGTCGAGTTCGGTGACCAGATCAGCGAGTTCGGCGGCACGCCGGGCCCGCTGCACAACCAGATAGCCAAGCCGGACCCGAAGAAGGACAACTCGACGGCCTGGAAGGCGGACTACGACCGCAAGCACTTCCAGGACATGTACTTCGGCACCGGCAAGAACACCGAGTCGGTCAAGAAGTACTACGAGAAGCAGTCCTCGGGCCGCTACTCGGTCGACGGCGAGGTCTCGGACTGGGTCAAGGTGCCCTACAACGAGGCCCGTTACGGCAACAACGCCTGCGGCGACTCGAACTGCTCCAGTGTCTGGAACATCGTGAGCGACGGCCTGAACGCCTGGGTCGCGCAGCAGAAGGCGGCCGGCCGCACCGACGCGCAGATCAAGGCCGACGTCGCGGAGTACGACCAGTGGGACCGCTACGACTTCGACGGTGACGGCGACTTCAACGAGCCGGACGGCTACATCGACCACTTCCAGGTCGTGCACGCCGGTGAGGACGAGTCCGCGGGCGGCGGCGCCCAGGGCACGGACGCCATCTGGGCCCACCGCTGGTACGCGTTCGGCACGGACGCCGGTGCCACCGGGCCGGCCGACAACAAGCTGGGCGGCGCGCAGATCGGCTCCACCGGCATCTGGGTCGGTGACTACACGGTCCAGCCGGAGAACGGCGGACTCGGCGTCTACGCCCACGAGTACGGCCACGACCTCGGTCTGCCGGACCTCTACGACACGCAGGGCGGCGAGAACTCCACCGGGTTCTGGACGCTGATGTCCTCCGGTTCCTGGCTGGGCACCGGCAAGAAGGAGATCGGTGACCTGCCCGGCGACATGACCGCCTGGGACAAGCTGCAGCTGGGCTGGCTGAAGTACGACACGGCCAAGGCTGCCACCAACTCGTGGCACAAGCTGGGCGTCGCCGAGTACAACACGAAGCACAAGCAGGCCCTCGTGGTCGAGCTGCCCAAGAAGAAGGTCACCACCGAGATCGTCCAGCCCGCGCAGGGCGAGAACCAGTGGTGGAGCGGGAGCGGCGACAGCCTCTCCAACACGCTGAGCCGTTCGGTCGACCTGACCGGCAAGACGGCCGCCTCCCTGACGCTCGACGGCTGGTGGGACATCGAGGCCGGTTACGACTACCTCTACACCGAGGTGTCCACCGACGGCGGCGCCAACTGGACCGCTCTGGACGGCACCGCCGACGGCACCGCCCTCGGCAAGGACGCCAGCGGCAAGCCGGCGATCGACGGCACCTCCGGCGCCTGGAAGAAGCTGGTCTTCCCGCTCGACGCCTACGCGGGCAAGAAGGTCGACCTGCGCTTCCGCTACCAGACGGACGGCGGCGTGGCCCAGAAGGGCTTCGCGGCCGACAACATCGCGGTGACCGCGGACGGTTCGGCGGTGTTCTCGGACGACGCCGAGAGCGCCGACGACGCCTGGGCGAAGAAGGGCTTCTCGCGCATCGGCGCGTCCATCACGGACGACTACGCCCAGTACTACATCGCCGAGAACCGCCAGTACGTGTCGTACGACAAGACGCTGAAGACGGGCCCGTACAACTTCGGCTTCTCGACGACCCGTCCGGACTGGGTGGAGCACTACGCCTACCAGAACGGTCTGCTCATCTGGAAGTGGGACACCTCGCAGCTGGACAACAACACCAGCCAGCACCCGGGTGCCGGTCTGATCCTGCCGGTCGACTCGCACCCGACCCAGCTGAAGTGGACGAACGGCACGCTGATGCGCAACCGCATCCAGGCCTACGACTCCCCGTTCAGCACCTTCCGCACGGACGGCATGACGCTGCACAACGCGGACGTCGCCGCGAAGATCCCGTCGCGTCCGGGTGTGGGGGTCTTCAACGACCGCACCAACACCTACTACGACGCGTCGAACCCCTCCGCGGGTGTCAAGATCACTGACACCAACACCAAGATCAAGATCGTCAAGGAGGCCAAGGACGGCTCCACGATCGAGCTCGAAGTGGGCCCCGCGGCGAAGTAA
- a CDS encoding nicotinate phosphoribosyltransferase, with protein sequence MGTADLRLPVDVPSTALFTDQYELTMLQAALKAGTADRRSVFEVFTRRLPHGRRYGVVAGTGRVLDAVENFRFDEDVLGFLHERGIVDEPTLERLADYRFSGDIWGYPEGEVYFPGSPILRVEGTFAECVLLETVILSILNHDSAIAAAASRMSAAAGDRPLIEMGARRTHELAAVAASRAAYIGGFASTSDLAAGFRYGIPTVGTSAHAFTLLHDHERDAFRAQIDSMGRGTTLLVDTYDVGEAVRTAVEVAGPELGAVRIDSGDLLLVAHRVRHQLDELGATGTRILVTSDLDEYAIASLAAAPVDAYGVGTQLVTGSGHPTASMVYKLVARAGSTDAGAPLVPVAKRSTGGKTSVGGRKWAARRLDADGVAEAEVIGTGPVPAELADRQLLVPLVKGGEVVGREPLDAVRDRHAAARANLPLSAMQLSRGEPVIPTEYATGRPGSQTGA encoded by the coding sequence ATGGGAACAGCGGACCTCAGGCTGCCGGTGGACGTTCCGTCGACGGCGCTCTTCACGGACCAGTACGAGCTGACGATGCTGCAGGCCGCCCTGAAGGCGGGCACCGCGGACCGGCGCAGCGTGTTCGAGGTCTTCACCCGGCGGCTGCCGCACGGCCGGCGCTACGGCGTGGTGGCCGGCACCGGACGCGTCCTGGACGCGGTGGAGAACTTCCGCTTCGACGAGGACGTCCTCGGCTTCCTGCACGAGCGGGGCATCGTCGACGAGCCGACGCTGGAGCGGCTCGCGGACTACCGCTTCTCCGGCGACATCTGGGGCTATCCGGAGGGCGAGGTCTACTTCCCCGGCTCGCCGATCCTTCGGGTGGAGGGCACCTTCGCGGAGTGCGTGCTGCTGGAGACGGTGATCCTCTCCATCCTCAACCACGACTCCGCGATCGCCGCGGCCGCCTCCCGGATGTCGGCGGCGGCCGGGGACCGCCCGCTGATCGAGATGGGGGCCCGCCGCACCCACGAGCTGGCCGCGGTCGCCGCCTCCCGGGCCGCCTACATCGGCGGCTTCGCCTCCACCTCCGACCTGGCCGCCGGCTTCCGGTACGGCATCCCCACCGTCGGCACCAGCGCCCACGCCTTCACGCTGCTGCACGACCACGAGCGGGACGCCTTCCGGGCGCAGATCGACTCCATGGGCCGCGGCACCACGCTGCTGGTCGACACCTACGACGTCGGCGAGGCGGTCCGTACGGCCGTGGAGGTCGCCGGGCCCGAGCTGGGCGCCGTCCGTATCGACTCGGGCGACCTGCTGCTCGTCGCGCACCGGGTCCGCCACCAGCTGGACGAGCTGGGCGCGACCGGCACCCGGATCCTGGTCACCTCCGACCTCGACGAGTACGCCATCGCCTCGCTGGCGGCGGCGCCCGTGGACGCGTACGGCGTCGGCACCCAGCTGGTGACCGGGTCGGGGCATCCGACGGCCTCCATGGTCTACAAGCTGGTCGCCCGCGCCGGGTCCACCGACGCCGGGGCGCCGCTGGTGCCGGTGGCGAAGCGGTCGACCGGCGGGAAGACCTCCGTGGGCGGGCGCAAGTGGGCGGCGCGCCGGCTCGACGCCGACGGGGTCGCGGAGGCCGAGGTGATCGGCACCGGGCCGGTGCCCGCCGAGCTCGCCGACCGGCAGCTGCTGGTGCCGCTCGTGAAGGGCGGGGAGGTCGTGGGGCGGGAGCCGCTGGACGCCGTCCGGGACCGGCACGCGGCGGCCCGCGCGAACCTGCCGCTGTCCGCGATGCAGCTCTCCCGGGGGGAACCCGTCATTCCGACGGAGTACGCCACCGGGCGCCCGGGTAGCCAGACGGGGGCGTGA